GAGGATCAGCAGACGTGGATTCATGGCCAGCCAGCGGGCTAAAATTAATTTCTGCTGATTGCCGCCGCTGAGCGTATCGGCCTTCTGTTCATTGTCGGATACTTTAATTTTGAGCAAATCGACATATTTATCAGTGATCTCGTTCTGTTCCTGGCGGTTCAAGGCCTTGAGCCAGCCCCTTCGCGCCTGTAAAGCCAGAACGATGTTTTCCCTTACGGTCAGTTCCGCGATAATGCCTTCGGTTTTTCTATCTTCGGGACAAAACGCGATCGAACTTGCAATAGCTTTTCGCGGGGTACTGATGCAAATCGGCTGATCATCCAGTTTGATTGTTCCCGCTGTGGGTTTATCAATACCAAACAACAGTTTCGCCATTTCCGTGCGGCCCGATCCCAGCAAACCAGCCAGCCCCATCACTTCGCCTTCACGCAGCGATAAATCAAATGCCGGCAAAACACCCTTCCTTGCAACCTGCTCCAATTCAAGGAATGGCTTCGTCAACTCGACGGCTTTTGCAGAGGACTTCATATCTTCGGACGCCATCTCTTCCCATTCCCTCCCGAGCATATGAGAAATCAGTTTCAAGCGTGGTAACTCATCTGTTTTGAATTCACCCACAAAACAACCGTTACGCAATACCGTGATACGATCTGACGTTTCATAAACCTGATCCAGAAAGTGAGTGATAAAAATGATACCCATTCCCTCTTTTTTCAGTTTATCCATGATTTTGAATAACTGCTGACATTCCGCCTGATCCAGACTGGATGTTGGTTCGTCCAGAATCAGAATCTTCGCCTGAATATCCAGTGCTCGTGCAATGGCCACCATCT
The sequence above is drawn from the Spartobacteria bacterium genome and encodes:
- a CDS encoding sugar ABC transporter ATP-binding protein, with the translated sequence MPDFNTDTDPVALLEIRELSKSFPGVKALDSASFTLRRGETHALMGENGAGKSTLIKVLTGLYKKDSGTIRLEGNSFESASPMDASLKGISTVYQEVNLAPNLSVAENIFIGRQPMRRWGVDWRTMNTKAAVALEKLELAIDVTKPLSSFSTAVQQMVAIARALDIQAKILILDEPTSSLDQAECQQLFKIMDKLKKEGMGIIFITHFLDQVYETSDRITVLRNGCFVGEFKTDELPRLKLISHMLGREWEEMASEDMKSSAKAVELTKPFLELEQVARKGVLPAFDLSLREGEVMGLAGLLGSGRTEMAKLLFGIDKPTAGTIKLDDQPICISTPRKAIASSIAFCPEDRKTEGIIAELTVRENIVLALQARRGWLKALNRQEQNEITDKYVDLLKIKVSDNEQKADTLSGGNQQKLILARWLAMNPRLLILDEPTRGIDVGAKAEIEKLIHKMRKEKRSVLFISSELEEITRCCNRVAVLKDRKKLGELTGSRISESQIMKTLAQGVCGE